In Quercus robur chromosome 10, dhQueRobu3.1, whole genome shotgun sequence, a genomic segment contains:
- the LOC126704432 gene encoding germin-like protein subfamily 1 member 14 isoform X2: protein MRKAYLLTVALFALAFSLASASDPAPLQDFCVALKDYSDKSAVFVNGKFCKDPKLVTADDFYFCGLNIPRNTYNKVGSNVTNVNVDTFPGLNTLGISLARIDFAPYGQNPPHTHPRGTEILVVLEGTLFVGFVTSNTDNRLFTKTLNKGDVFVFPVGLIHFQVNVGKTNAIAISGLSSQNAGAITIANAVFGSNPPINPDVLTKAFQLDKKVVKYLQKEF from the exons ATGAGGAAAGCTTACCTTCTAACTGTTGCCCTCTTCGCCTTGGCATTCTCTCTTGCCTCTGCCTCTGACCCCGCTCCCCTGCAGGACTTCTGTGTTGCACTTAAGGACTACTCCGACAAGTCAGCTg TATTTGTTAATGGAAAGTTCTGCAAGGATCCAAAGCTTGTCACAGCTGATGATTTCTACTTTTGTGGATTGAACATTCCTAGGAACACATATAATAAAGTTGGGTCAAACGTCACTAATGTGAACGTGGACACATTTCCAGGCCTCAATACTCTTGGCATATCCCTTGCTCGAATTGACTTTGCACCATATGGACAAAATCCTCCCCACACTCACCCTCGTGGCACTGAAATCCTAGTAGTCTTGGAGGGTACTCTCTTCGTTGGTTTTGTAACATCCAACACTGATAATCGCCTCTTCACCAAAACTCTAAACAAAGGGGATGTCTTTGTCTTTCCCGTTGGTCTCATTCACTTTCAAGTCAATGTGGGAAAGACCAATGCAATTGCCATTTCTGGTTTAAGCAGCCAAAATGCAGGCGCAATCACAATAGCAAATGCTGTTTTTGGATCCAATCCTCCCATTAATCCTGACGTTTTGACCAAAGCCTTCCAACTCGACAAGAAAGTGGTTAAATATCTTCAGAAAGAATTCTAA